The following proteins are co-located in the Nocardia bhagyanarayanae genome:
- the glmM gene encoding phosphoglucosamine mutase, whose translation MGRLFGTDGVRGLANGSLSPELALRVSEAAAQVLGRGKKRALAVVGRDPRASGEMLEAAVTAGLTAAGVNVLSVGVLPTPAVAYLTGLYDACLGVMISASHNPMPDNGIKIFAAGGHKLDDAVEDRIEALLAEDAAQRPTGAGIGRVLNASGARDHGLVIPDQYSLEGTHERYVEHLVEGTGQDLSGLTVVVDCAHGAAAEVGPAAYREAGATVIAINAEPDGLNINDGCGSTHLEQVQAAVREHGADLGLAHDGDADRCLAVDADGNIVDGDAILAILALAMKDAGELAKDTLVATVMSNLGLHIAMRDAGISLRTTAVGDRYVLEELRRGGYSLGGEQSGHVVFPKYGTTGDGILTGLRLMARMAQTGRTLADLASVLETVPQVLVNVPVNDKAAVAAAPEVRDAVSEAERVLGDSGRILLRPSGTEQLVRVMVEATDPVQAKQLADDLAKRVASV comes from the coding sequence ATGGGACGTTTGTTCGGCACCGACGGTGTCCGCGGGCTTGCCAACGGATCGCTGAGTCCGGAACTGGCACTGCGAGTTTCCGAAGCGGCGGCGCAGGTGCTCGGCCGCGGCAAGAAGCGCGCGCTCGCGGTGGTCGGCCGCGACCCGAGGGCATCCGGCGAGATGCTGGAGGCCGCCGTGACCGCCGGGCTGACCGCGGCGGGCGTGAACGTGCTCTCGGTGGGTGTGCTGCCGACGCCCGCGGTCGCCTACCTCACCGGCCTGTACGACGCGTGCCTCGGCGTGATGATCTCCGCCTCGCACAACCCCATGCCGGACAACGGAATCAAGATCTTCGCCGCGGGCGGTCACAAACTCGACGACGCCGTCGAGGACCGGATCGAGGCACTGCTCGCCGAAGACGCCGCGCAGCGTCCGACCGGCGCGGGCATCGGCCGAGTTCTGAACGCCTCCGGCGCGCGCGACCACGGCCTGGTCATCCCGGATCAGTACAGCCTCGAAGGCACGCACGAGCGGTACGTCGAGCATCTGGTCGAGGGCACCGGGCAGGACCTGAGCGGGCTCACCGTGGTGGTCGACTGCGCGCACGGTGCCGCCGCCGAGGTCGGTCCCGCCGCGTACCGCGAGGCCGGTGCGACGGTGATCGCCATCAACGCCGAACCCGACGGCCTCAACATCAACGACGGCTGCGGCTCGACCCATCTCGAGCAGGTGCAGGCCGCGGTCCGCGAGCACGGCGCCGACCTCGGACTCGCCCACGACGGCGACGCCGACCGCTGCCTCGCCGTGGACGCCGACGGCAATATCGTCGACGGCGACGCGATCCTCGCGATCCTCGCCCTCGCCATGAAGGACGCGGGCGAACTCGCGAAGGACACGCTGGTCGCCACCGTCATGAGCAACCTCGGCCTGCACATCGCCATGCGCGACGCCGGAATCAGCTTGCGCACCACCGCCGTCGGCGACCGCTACGTGCTGGAGGAACTACGCCGCGGCGGCTACAGCCTCGGCGGCGAGCAGTCCGGTCACGTGGTCTTCCCGAAGTACGGCACCACCGGCGACGGCATCCTCACCGGCCTGCGCCTGATGGCGCGTATGGCCCAGACCGGCCGCACCCTCGCCGACCTCGCCAGCGTCCTGGAGACGGTGCCGCAGGTGCTGGTCAACGTGCCGGTGAACGACAAGGCGGCTGTTGCCGCCGCGCCGGAAGTGCGTGATGCGGTGTCGGAAGCGGAGCGTGTGCTCGGGGATTCCGGGCGGATTCTGTTGCGTCCCAGCGGTACCGAGCAGTTGGTTCGGGTGATGGTCGAGGCGACGGATCCGGTGCAGGCGAAGCAGCTCGCGGATGATCTGGCGAAGCGGGTTGCGTCGGTTTAG
- the rpsI gene encoding 30S ribosomal protein S9, which translates to MTAPEEFNEDFADEAAVEVVEEDYGYDAEPAAYAPVVIDRPVQTVGRRKEAVVRVRLLPGSGNFVLNGRTIEDYFPNKVHQQLVKSPLVTVERTESFDVHARLVGGGPSGQAGALRLAIARALIEVTPEDRPALKRAGFLTRDPRATERKKYGLKKARKAPQYSKR; encoded by the coding sequence GTGACCGCTCCCGAGGAATTCAACGAGGACTTCGCCGACGAGGCCGCCGTCGAGGTCGTGGAGGAGGACTACGGCTACGACGCCGAGCCCGCCGCCTACGCCCCGGTCGTCATCGATCGCCCGGTGCAGACCGTCGGCCGCCGCAAGGAAGCCGTCGTCCGCGTCCGGCTGCTGCCCGGCTCCGGCAACTTCGTGCTCAACGGCCGCACCATCGAGGACTACTTCCCGAACAAGGTGCACCAGCAGCTGGTCAAGTCGCCGCTGGTGACCGTCGAGCGCACCGAGTCCTTCGACGTGCACGCCCGCCTGGTCGGCGGCGGCCCGTCGGGCCAGGCAGGCGCCCTGCGTCTGGCTATCGCCCGCGCGCTGATCGAGGTCACCCCCGAGGACCGTCCCGCCCTGAAGCGGGCCGGCTTCCTGACCCGTGACCCGCGTGCCACCGAGCGCAAGAAGTACGGTCTGAAGAAGGCGCGTAAGGCGCCTCAGTACTCGAAGCGCTGA
- the rplM gene encoding 50S ribosomal protein L13 — translation MPTYSPKAGDVTRKWYVIDATDVVLGRLAVQAANLLRGKNKPTYAPNFDGGDFVIIINADKVAISGNKRTDKLIHHHSGHPGGLKSRTVGQVLETRPERLVEKAVKGMIPKNKLGNAIAGKLKVYAGPNHPHAAQQPVPFEIKQVAQ, via the coding sequence GTGCCTACGTACAGCCCCAAGGCGGGTGACGTGACCCGTAAGTGGTACGTCATCGACGCCACTGACGTAGTGCTCGGCCGTCTTGCCGTCCAGGCAGCGAATCTGCTGCGTGGCAAGAACAAGCCGACCTACGCGCCGAACTTCGATGGTGGCGATTTCGTCATCATCATCAACGCGGACAAGGTTGCCATCTCCGGCAACAAGCGCACCGACAAGCTCATCCACCACCACTCCGGGCACCCGGGCGGCCTCAAGTCGCGCACTGTCGGTCAGGTGTTGGAGACCCGTCCGGAGCGTCTCGTGGAGAAGGCCGTCAAGGGCATGATCCCGAAGAACAAGCTGGGCAACGCGATCGCGGGCAAGCTCAAGGTCTACGCGGGCCCGAACCATCCGCACGCCGCTCAGCAGCCCGTTCCGTTCGAGATCAAGCAGGTGGCCCAGTGA
- a CDS encoding FHA domain-containing protein, whose translation MSLPGAQTITVRHDGTERVFDSNQQVTMGRAPEVTLFVDSPLVSRVHATLTWQGSGWVLTDNGSTNGVFVDARRLSQPVSIDRPTQVRLGDAISGPLLHLLPAAAPVRHARTPSPPPSSQPQQAARQRPSYQHPNRPPIGQQAHQPGPSHQPAPSHQPAVAHHPPSQPTPQQPNFNMTTKADTSALPPLRARASTAPIARADRIPSAGLAIGRTTDNQIVVNDPLASRKHARLIAGAEGLTIEDLGSANGTFVNGTRQQRTVLRERDIVTIGNVDFVVQQGALVHRQKPVAEQGLHVHGVGFTVEGNKQLLVDVNMQAGRGTLTALIGPSGAGKSTLSKLIAGTTQPSGGVVTFEGRNLHAEYEALRSRIGMVPQDDVLHRQLTVRQALGYAAELRLPPDTTKADRQKVIDGVLKELSLTEHADTRVDRLSGGQRKRASVALELLTGPSLLILDEPTSGLDPALDRQVMVMLRELADAGRVVIVVTHSVACLDMCDQVLLLAPGGKTAFCGHPAGVGGALGTSDWAEIFANVAANPDQAFAAYRSRQAFAPPPPPPPRYGPAGSPPQSSGFKQFSTLVRRQIRLIFADRGYLIFLLLLPFILGVLSLVVPGKNGFAPGGLTTLPTGEIVRVGGGETQQLLVVLILGACFMGATLTVRDLVGERTIFYRERAVGLLPSAYLMAKIAVFSVTAFLQAAVLVGITLAGKNPPGAGSVLSSGSAELYIDIALTAVCCVVFGLLISSLAKSNEQVMPMLVVMIMVQLVMAGGLIPVTDRVVLEQLSWLFPSRWGYAAGASTVDIKTIFANAQQDKLWDHTAGIWILDVTLLLVITALLALATWQRLRLKKSAA comes from the coding sequence ATGTCTTTACCGGGGGCGCAGACCATCACCGTGCGCCATGATGGAACTGAACGGGTCTTCGATTCGAATCAGCAAGTCACCATGGGCCGTGCGCCCGAGGTGACGCTGTTCGTCGACAGCCCGCTGGTGTCGCGAGTGCACGCGACGCTGACCTGGCAGGGGAGCGGCTGGGTTCTCACCGACAACGGCAGTACCAATGGCGTTTTCGTCGACGCGCGCAGGCTGAGTCAGCCGGTGTCGATCGACCGCCCGACGCAGGTCAGGCTCGGCGACGCGATCAGCGGTCCGCTGTTGCATCTGCTGCCCGCCGCGGCGCCGGTCCGGCACGCGCGGACGCCGTCGCCGCCACCGTCTTCGCAACCGCAGCAGGCGGCTCGGCAACGGCCGAGTTATCAGCATCCGAACCGTCCGCCGATCGGGCAGCAAGCGCATCAGCCCGGCCCGTCACACCAACCGGCTCCTTCGCACCAACCCGCGGTGGCGCATCACCCGCCCTCGCAGCCGACGCCGCAGCAGCCCAACTTCAACATGACGACCAAGGCCGACACCTCGGCGCTGCCGCCGCTGCGCGCCAGGGCATCGACCGCGCCGATCGCCAGGGCCGACCGGATTCCGTCCGCCGGTCTCGCCATCGGCCGCACCACCGACAACCAGATCGTCGTCAACGATCCGCTGGCCTCCCGCAAGCACGCGCGCCTGATCGCGGGCGCCGAGGGCCTCACCATCGAGGATCTCGGCTCCGCGAACGGCACCTTCGTCAACGGCACCCGGCAGCAGCGCACGGTGCTGCGCGAGCGCGACATCGTCACCATCGGCAACGTCGACTTCGTCGTCCAGCAGGGCGCCCTCGTGCATCGGCAGAAGCCGGTCGCCGAACAGGGATTGCACGTGCACGGCGTCGGATTCACCGTCGAGGGCAACAAGCAGCTGCTCGTCGACGTGAACATGCAGGCGGGCCGCGGCACGCTGACCGCGCTCATCGGTCCGTCGGGCGCGGGCAAGTCGACGCTGTCGAAGTTGATCGCAGGCACCACCCAACCGTCCGGCGGCGTGGTGACTTTCGAAGGACGCAATCTGCACGCCGAGTACGAGGCGCTGCGTTCCCGTATCGGCATGGTCCCGCAGGACGACGTGCTGCACCGTCAGCTCACGGTGCGCCAGGCGCTCGGCTACGCCGCCGAGCTGCGGCTGCCGCCCGACACCACCAAGGCCGACCGCCAGAAGGTGATCGACGGTGTGCTGAAGGAACTTTCGCTCACCGAGCACGCCGACACCAGGGTCGACCGGCTCTCCGGCGGTCAGCGCAAGCGCGCCTCGGTGGCGCTCGAGCTGCTTACCGGTCCTTCGCTGCTGATCTTGGACGAGCCGACCTCGGGTCTGGACCCGGCGCTGGACCGGCAGGTCATGGTGATGTTGCGCGAGCTGGCCGACGCCGGTCGCGTGGTCATCGTTGTCACCCACTCGGTGGCCTGCCTGGACATGTGCGACCAGGTGCTGCTGCTTGCTCCGGGCGGCAAGACCGCGTTCTGCGGACATCCGGCCGGAGTCGGTGGGGCCTTGGGCACCAGCGACTGGGCCGAGATCTTCGCCAACGTGGCGGCCAATCCGGATCAGGCCTTCGCCGCGTACCGATCCAGACAGGCGTTCGCTCCGCCGCCACCACCTCCACCGCGCTACGGACCCGCGGGCAGTCCGCCGCAGTCGAGCGGGTTCAAACAGTTCTCCACGTTGGTGCGCAGGCAGATTCGGTTGATCTTCGCCGATCGCGGTTACCTGATCTTCCTGTTGCTGCTGCCGTTCATTCTCGGCGTGCTTTCCCTCGTGGTGCCTGGCAAGAACGGTTTCGCGCCAGGCGGACTGACGACTCTGCCCACCGGTGAGATCGTGCGCGTGGGCGGCGGCGAGACCCAGCAGCTGCTTGTCGTGCTGATCCTCGGCGCCTGCTTCATGGGCGCGACGCTGACCGTGCGCGACCTGGTCGGCGAGCGGACGATCTTCTATCGCGAGCGGGCGGTCGGCCTGCTGCCCTCGGCTTACCTGATGGCCAAGATCGCGGTGTTCAGCGTCACCGCGTTCCTGCAGGCGGCGGTGCTGGTCGGGATCACCCTCGCGGGCAAGAACCCGCCCGGCGCGGGCTCGGTGTTGTCGTCCGGCAGCGCCGAGCTGTACATCGACATCGCACTGACCGCGGTGTGCTGTGTGGTGTTCGGTCTGCTGATCTCCAGCCTGGCCAAGTCGAACGAGCAGGTCATGCCGATGCTGGTCGTCATGATCATGGTGCAGCTCGTGATGGCCGGTGGCCTCATCCCGGTCACCGACCGGGTCGTGCTCGAGCAGCTGTCCTGGCTGTTCCCCTCGCGCTGGGGCTATGCGGCTGGTGCGTCGACGGTCGACATCAAGACGATCTTCGCCAACGCCCAGCAGGACAAGCTCTGGGACCACACCGCCGGCATCTGGATCCTCGACGTGACGCTGCTGTTGGTCATCACCGCGCTGCTGGCCCTCGCGACCTGGCAGCGGCTACGACTGAAGAAGTCCGCGGCGTGA
- a CDS encoding metallopeptidase, with protein MALLAGCTREVDGRAVSVYDDPFRVAGLPTTSGPSGPRPGVPDTDLTASGGDGGEIDTLALNAIDDIQTYWAAEYGKDFDGDFAPVDRLVSWSAKAPRNDAPEFCKETTYRLVNAAFCRLDNSIGWDRSVLLPTMAETFGKMAVVMVLAHEYGHAVQSQAKIVDPKDPVIVKEQQADCFAGAFIRHVAEGKSKHFTINTSDGLNTVLAATVAIRDSDPDDPESVHGSAFERVTAVQIGFTDGPKACKGIDIDEINQRRGGLPQTLGGSTGEYPIDKESLIELTKALAVILPIEDSPTYNYNGARIDCRDGTTTAPVSYCPAENLIATDIPELAKRGTADVDEDDPLPLKVTGDYNGYVVFIARYTLAVQQSHGQSLIGAKTGLRAACLAGVVTGKLADPNRQRTQGDISLAAGDLDEAVSGLLTDGLAASDAQGKTVPSGFARVDAFRAGVLNGENTCMSRYS; from the coding sequence ATGGCCCTGCTCGCGGGTTGTACGCGCGAGGTGGACGGCCGTGCGGTCTCGGTCTACGACGACCCGTTCAGGGTGGCCGGACTGCCCACGACGAGCGGCCCGAGCGGACCACGTCCCGGCGTCCCCGACACCGACCTCACCGCGTCCGGCGGCGACGGCGGCGAGATCGACACCCTGGCGCTCAACGCCATCGACGACATCCAGACCTACTGGGCCGCCGAGTACGGCAAGGATTTCGACGGCGACTTCGCGCCCGTCGATCGGCTCGTCTCCTGGAGCGCCAAGGCGCCGCGCAACGACGCTCCCGAGTTCTGCAAGGAGACGACCTACCGGCTGGTGAACGCCGCCTTCTGCCGACTGGACAACTCCATCGGCTGGGACCGCTCGGTGCTGTTGCCCACCATGGCGGAAACCTTCGGCAAGATGGCCGTCGTGATGGTGCTCGCCCACGAGTACGGGCACGCCGTGCAGTCGCAGGCCAAGATCGTCGATCCGAAGGATCCGGTGATCGTCAAGGAGCAGCAGGCCGACTGCTTCGCAGGCGCGTTCATCCGTCACGTGGCGGAGGGCAAGTCGAAGCACTTCACCATCAATACCTCCGACGGTCTCAACACGGTGCTCGCCGCGACCGTCGCGATCCGCGACTCCGACCCCGACGACCCGGAGAGCGTGCACGGCTCGGCGTTCGAGCGGGTCACCGCGGTGCAGATCGGATTCACCGACGGCCCGAAGGCGTGCAAGGGCATCGACATCGACGAGATCAACCAGCGCCGCGGCGGCCTGCCGCAGACGCTTGGCGGCAGCACCGGCGAGTATCCGATCGACAAGGAAAGCCTGATCGAGCTCACCAAGGCGCTCGCCGTCATCCTGCCCATCGAGGACAGTCCGACCTACAACTACAACGGCGCGCGGATCGACTGCCGCGACGGCACCACCACCGCGCCCGTCTCCTACTGTCCCGCCGAGAATCTCATCGCCACCGACATTCCCGAGCTGGCCAAACGCGGCACGGCCGACGTCGACGAGGACGACCCGCTGCCGCTCAAGGTCACCGGCGACTACAACGGCTATGTCGTCTTCATCGCCCGCTACACCCTCGCGGTGCAGCAGAGTCACGGCCAGTCGTTGATCGGCGCCAAGACCGGGCTGCGCGCCGCGTGCCTGGCGGGCGTGGTCACCGGCAAGCTCGCCGACCCGAATCGCCAACGCACCCAGGGCGATATCTCCCTCGCCGCGGGCGACCTGGACGAGGCGGTTTCGGGCCTGCTCACCGATGGTCTCGCGGCCAGCGACGCGCAGGGCAAGACGGTGCCGAGCGGGTTCGCCAGGGTCGATGCCTTCCGCGCGGGTGTGCTCAACGGCGAGAACACCTGCATGTCGCGGTACTCGTAA
- a CDS encoding FHA domain-containing protein, producing the protein MKDRQVEVVAGNHAVARVAGAVLVVAHRGRDKPTEDSPAVIALESLAELVRAAVEQQPDGPGALVARQATRWLMKHAEQISPGVPIDFGILSAAENGGVAIFLHGAVTAVLAGDGRDERYRGSDAAFTVDRVASVPARGVALFIDDAEGRIPEMPQERGIGWLVEGIAQAGGAIVWSDGARSRAVARPEPAEHRAPQHRTPVAPLPTARIDPEPRQQPRPEPHREPQPTATQASTSMLDSVADPHEADTQIGGTNPAPQPDPDLQRRLEATAKATALTVKVMGFKCARAHPSDPRAAFCTVCGMPVDQTQALIEVVRPPLGMLILDDGMTYMLAADAVLGRDPEHSEAAQRGLIPLKVEDNSGGMSRAHAEIRLINWDVTVVDRGSTNGTRTRLPGYRDWVRLNPNQPMILVPGTEVMLGNRVLRFEPAAPPPFGG; encoded by the coding sequence GTGAAGGATCGGCAGGTCGAAGTCGTCGCGGGGAACCACGCCGTCGCCCGGGTCGCGGGCGCGGTGCTGGTGGTCGCGCATCGGGGGCGAGACAAACCGACCGAGGACTCGCCCGCCGTCATCGCGCTCGAATCGCTCGCGGAACTGGTCAGGGCGGCCGTCGAACAACAGCCGGACGGCCCCGGCGCGCTGGTCGCGCGGCAGGCGACGCGCTGGCTCATGAAGCACGCCGAGCAGATCAGCCCAGGCGTGCCGATCGATTTCGGCATCCTCTCCGCGGCGGAGAACGGCGGGGTCGCGATCTTCCTGCACGGCGCGGTGACGGCGGTGCTCGCCGGGGACGGCAGGGACGAGCGGTACCGGGGCAGCGACGCGGCGTTCACCGTCGACCGGGTCGCGTCCGTTCCGGCGCGCGGTGTCGCGTTGTTCATCGACGACGCCGAGGGCCGGATTCCGGAAATGCCGCAGGAGCGCGGAATCGGCTGGCTGGTCGAGGGAATCGCGCAGGCCGGAGGTGCGATCGTCTGGTCGGACGGCGCTCGTTCGCGCGCGGTCGCCCGGCCCGAGCCCGCCGAACACCGAGCGCCGCAGCACCGCACGCCCGTCGCGCCACTCCCGACGGCACGCATCGATCCGGAGCCGCGTCAGCAACCCCGCCCCGAACCGCACCGGGAGCCGCAACCCACGGCGACGCAGGCGTCGACCTCGATGCTGGACTCGGTGGCCGACCCGCACGAGGCCGACACCCAGATCGGCGGCACCAACCCGGCCCCGCAACCCGATCCGGATCTGCAACGCCGCCTCGAGGCCACCGCCAAGGCGACCGCGCTGACCGTCAAGGTCATGGGATTCAAATGCGCGCGTGCCCATCCGAGCGATCCGCGCGCGGCGTTCTGCACCGTCTGCGGCATGCCGGTGGACCAGACCCAGGCGCTGATCGAGGTGGTCCGTCCGCCGCTGGGCATGCTGATCCTCGACGACGGCATGACCTACATGCTGGCCGCCGACGCGGTGCTCGGCCGCGACCCCGAACATTCCGAGGCCGCGCAGCGCGGGCTGATCCCGCTGAAGGTGGAGGACAACTCCGGCGGAATGTCCCGCGCGCACGCGGAGATTCGGCTGATCAACTGGGACGTGACCGTGGTGGACCGCGGCTCGACAAACGGCACCCGCACGCGGTTGCCCGGTTACCGCGACTGGGTCCGCCTCAATCCCAACCAGCCGATGATCCTGGTGCCTGGCACCGAGGTGATGCTCGGCAACCGCGTGCTGCGTTTCGAACCCGCTGCGCCGCCGCCGTTCGGAGGCTGA
- a CDS encoding DUF7373 family lipoprotein translates to MVRTSRIAILAACVAVAGALTGCGSVAGTALPGELDVRNLAVGTYPVDKHAYDQDSNGDGALLEGMRMSEAVVPTVRIDPSLTFGRGSTVLTDTEAALDFVANVSKPVLDNRKMVTGFAASGSDKADPAGQSRPAADATAITNVVFRFPDEATAKLAARELEDADIGVSDQNRRLGSTKYPDAYLHWRPGVPSIGAFLAHRQFVISLYVQRPRADSTDLVNWVDKTFAAQVPALDKFQPTPVDKLDTLKVDPEGLLARVAVADRAGHFPDPVSFAIYDGNHGIHSSDDQAATQRLVQDTGVDKIAIVDASSVTRARDSDAAQKLLTGLIDTAGDQFDPLGAPNDVPGAKCLQLNSKGDPEREYKYRCYVPYKRYVGVVTSDKEPDVRQKVAAQYALLANSL, encoded by the coding sequence ATGGTTCGGACTTCGCGCATCGCGATCTTGGCGGCTTGTGTGGCGGTAGCCGGTGCGTTGACCGGGTGCGGAAGTGTAGCGGGCACCGCGCTACCCGGTGAACTCGACGTCCGGAACCTGGCGGTCGGCACCTATCCGGTGGACAAGCATGCGTACGACCAGGATTCGAACGGCGACGGCGCGCTGCTGGAGGGCATGCGCATGTCCGAGGCCGTGGTGCCGACCGTGCGGATCGACCCGTCGCTCACCTTCGGCCGCGGCAGCACCGTGCTCACCGACACCGAGGCGGCCCTCGACTTCGTCGCCAACGTCTCCAAGCCGGTGCTGGACAACCGCAAGATGGTGACCGGCTTCGCCGCAAGCGGTTCCGACAAGGCGGACCCGGCGGGCCAGAGCCGTCCCGCCGCCGACGCCACCGCGATCACCAACGTCGTGTTCCGCTTCCCGGACGAGGCCACCGCCAAGCTCGCCGCCCGCGAACTCGAGGACGCCGACATCGGCGTCTCCGACCAGAACCGCAGGCTCGGCTCCACCAAGTACCCCGACGCCTATCTCCATTGGCGCCCAGGCGTTCCCAGCATCGGCGCCTTCCTCGCCCACCGCCAGTTCGTCATCTCGCTGTACGTGCAGCGCCCCCGCGCCGACAGCACCGACCTGGTGAACTGGGTGGACAAGACGTTCGCCGCCCAGGTGCCCGCGCTGGACAAGTTCCAACCGACCCCGGTCGACAAGCTCGACACCCTGAAGGTGGACCCGGAGGGTCTGCTCGCCCGCGTCGCCGTCGCCGACCGCGCCGGGCACTTTCCCGATCCGGTCTCCTTCGCCATCTACGACGGCAACCACGGCATCCACTCCTCCGACGACCAAGCCGCCACCCAGCGCCTCGTCCAGGACACCGGCGTCGACAAGATCGCCATCGTGGACGCCAGCTCGGTGACCCGCGCCCGTGACAGCGACGCCGCCCAGAAGCTGCTCACCGGCCTGATCGACACCGCGGGCGACCAGTTCGACCCCCTCGGCGCGCCCAACGACGTCCCCGGCGCGAAATGCTTGCAGCTCAACAGCAAAGGCGACCCGGAACGGGAGTACAAGTACCGCTGCTACGTGCCGTACAAGCGCTACGTCGGCGTGGTGACCAGCGACAAGGAACCCGACGTCCGGCAGAAAGTGGCGGCGCAGTACGCGTTGCTGGCCAACAGCTTGTGA
- a CDS encoding DUF7373 family lipoprotein, translating into MSRPRALPIVATACALLAGVASGCGAQTVEGRGVPGMTTVDVASLAVGPFPSAPVDYEPRLETKSDVFAIESRRLFGYLVAPYEIDSEMAALEATRIVAAPGSAFGDSLGVLPAQFEPIAERNRLIASVVTVRSNQKLRAVRNMSLALLRFPSDDAARSAATEFDRAMDELLPNRHALAIPGHPDAVASTADDQKGYLFATRGPMVVMAMTTVPQPDSNALVTQLRTMLDLQLERLTRFEPTPVDQILDLPANPDGIMRLALPPLPVGGGDTARRVQPAGIYDAAGQLHFEPHAAEVQAALASAGVDVVARNDATVYRTRDLDSAFRLQRALTEPREDEQLFDSPPGIADAQCVQRDTDAFDQYYEYTCVLVHGRYVAVVGADGLPGGVLDPSLYQRAAAQYSILARGA; encoded by the coding sequence GTGTCGCGACCGCGTGCCCTGCCGATCGTCGCCACGGCGTGCGCTCTGCTCGCCGGTGTGGCCTCCGGCTGCGGCGCGCAGACCGTCGAAGGGCGCGGCGTGCCGGGCATGACTACGGTCGACGTGGCAAGTCTCGCCGTCGGCCCGTTCCCGTCCGCTCCCGTCGACTACGAGCCGAGATTGGAGACGAAGAGCGACGTCTTCGCGATCGAGTCGCGGCGGTTGTTCGGCTATCTGGTCGCGCCGTACGAAATCGACAGCGAGATGGCCGCGCTCGAAGCCACGCGCATCGTCGCCGCTCCTGGTTCGGCGTTCGGCGACTCCCTCGGCGTGCTGCCCGCCCAGTTCGAGCCGATCGCCGAACGCAACCGGCTGATCGCCAGCGTCGTCACCGTCCGCTCGAACCAGAAACTTCGGGCTGTGCGCAATATGTCGCTCGCGCTGCTGCGCTTTCCCTCCGACGACGCCGCCCGCTCCGCCGCAACGGAATTCGACCGCGCCATGGACGAACTCCTCCCGAATCGGCATGCCCTCGCGATTCCCGGTCACCCGGATGCCGTGGCCTCCACCGCTGACGACCAGAAGGGCTACCTCTTCGCCACGCGCGGGCCGATGGTGGTCATGGCCATGACCACGGTCCCCCAGCCCGACTCGAACGCCCTTGTGACACAGCTTCGAACGATGCTCGATCTACAGCTCGAACGATTGACCCGGTTCGAGCCGACACCGGTCGATCAGATCCTCGACCTGCCCGCCAACCCGGACGGGATCATGCGACTCGCGCTGCCGCCGCTACCGGTGGGCGGCGGCGACACCGCCCGGCGCGTCCAGCCCGCTGGGATCTACGACGCCGCAGGGCAGTTGCATTTCGAGCCGCACGCCGCCGAGGTGCAGGCCGCGCTGGCGAGCGCGGGCGTTGATGTCGTCGCGCGCAACGACGCGACCGTCTACCGCACGCGCGATCTCGACTCGGCCTTCCGGCTCCAGCGCGCCCTCACCGAGCCACGCGAAGACGAGCAGTTGTTCGACAGTCCGCCCGGCATCGCCGACGCCCAGTGCGTGCAGCGCGACACGGACGCCTTCGATCAGTACTACGAATACACCTGCGTCCTCGTCCACGGCCGCTACGTCGCTGTCGTCGGCGCCGACGGACTGCCCGGCGGCGTGCTCGATCCGAGCCTGTATCAGCGTGCGGCCGCGCAGTATTCGATACTGGCCCGGGGTGCCTGA